The genomic region TAACCAAAATATAATAAGATTTTTATTATTCTTTATTAAATTTATATTCATTAAAAAAAGAGCAAAAGGAATAAAACCAGCAATTAAAGATAGTATTTTATAAATATTAATCTTTTCAAAAAATAAATAACTTTGAATCTTTAGATTTTTCTTTTTTAAACCAAAAAAAATAAAAAATCCCATTAAACCCCATAAAACTAAAGTCAAAGGAATCCATGCCCATTCTTTTAAGATAATACCAGCAAATTTTGCAGTTAAAAAACCAGATAAAATTATTATAAAAGGAGAAATTATCATTAAGTATGAAATTTTAGAAAAATTATTAATTCTTATATTATTCATAGGTTCCATTTCCTATATTTTTTTTGTAATTTATCTTTTAGCCTAAATATTAACGATTAAATTTTTTTTAAAATTTATTCTTCTAAATCACTTATACATTTATAATTTATAATTTTATCTTTATAATTCTTTATTAAATATAACATAAATTCTTTAAATTCTTTTTCACCAAATGCATCTTCTACCAATCTTACTCTATCTCCAGAAAAAAAAGTCATATTATTCCCAACTCTTATTATTTTTCCATTGCCATAGACAAAATTTATAATATACCTACTTCCTTTAAATTTAGAAAATATATCTATTTCTTTAATATCATTTTTGTTTAATACAAAACTATTAAGGTTTTTCCCTCTATAAAAAATTATTTTCTCTTCATCTATTTCAACTTTTCTTATTCCTTTAATTTTCCAAATATAATAATCAAAAATTAAATATAGCATAACTAAAAAAGTAGCAAAAATAAAATAATTTTTAGAAAAAGAATCTCTTAATTTTAACATAGAAAAAATAATAATAATAGCAAGAATAAAAGTTATAATATTTACGACAACTAAATTTTTTTCTTTTGCTTCAATTATTATCTTACTATCATCCATTTTACAACCCCAACAATTTATAATTTTATTTAATTATTATTTAGTATACTATTTATTTAAATAATTTCAATTATAAATGAATTTTCTTTTAACCACTTTTTGCTATCTTTATATTGAGGAAATAGTTTTCCAACCTCATCCCAAAATTTTCTTTTATGATTTTTGATTTTTAAATGAACTAACTCATGGACAACAATATATCTAATAACAAAATCTGGAACAAAAATAAGTCTAAATGAAAAATTTAAATTTCCATTTGATGTACATGATCCCCATCTTGTTTTAGAAGAGGTAATTTTAATTGAATTAAATTTAACACTAAACTTTTTAGAATATTCTAAAACATAATTTTCCACTATTTCTTTAAGTTTCATTTTACTAAACTTTATAAAATAGTATTTTATTTTAGGATACAATTTAGAATTTATATATATAGTTAGTAATTCTTTATTTAAATAAATAGATTTTTTAGAATCTGAAATAAATTTAAAAACATAAAAATTCCCCAAATAAGGAATCTTTTCACCCTCTTTAAAATCAATTTTTTTCCATTTTTTTTTCTTTTCTTTAAGAACTTCTAATTTTTTATAAATCCATTCTCTATTTTTTTCAATAAAATTATTACATTCTTTTTCTGAAATATTATATGGAACTTTAAGTAATATTTCAAGATCTGAATTTATTTGTAAACATATTGTTTTTCTTTTTGATAAAATTTTTTTTATTTTTATCATTATTATTTGAATAAATATTAATTTATAATTTATTTTTTTTATAATATTTTTTTATCATTTATTTATTACTTTAAATTTAATTTATATTTCTGAATTTTCTATTATTATTCTCTATTTATTTTCATTACTTATCTTATTTATATCTTTTTTAATTGTATTAAATTTAATATAAATTTTTTGTAAAAAACTAGAAATAAAAATAATTAAAATTGAAAGAAAAATAAAAAAGAGAAAAAGATAAAATATATTTAATAAAACTTTTAGAATACCAATTTTGTAAAAATTTAAGAATGGATATGGGAAACTTTTTAAAAAATAACCACTTATTAAAATAATAAAAAGGTATAATAAAGGATAATTTAACCATTTTAATATTATTTTTATAATAAATATATAATATTTTATAATAATTAAATATTTATTTTTTTCTATAAAAAATACCCAATAAAATATATAAAAAATTGGATTAATTATATGCAAAAAATTATCAACAATTCTCTGTAAACCAAATGTATTCCATAACTTTCTTAAAAAAATATTATAGACAAAAGCAACAATAATAATGTAAACACAAACAGCTGTTGAATAAAATGAAAAATTTTTTCTATGATAACATTTTGAATAACTCTCTCCTTTTTTTGTCTTAATAATTTCATATAAGCTTCTCAAATAAACAAATATTATTAAAATATTTGTTTGAATAGTAAAATAAAAAAAGAATTTTATGTTTGAAAAAATGAAACTTTCTTTTTTTAGAATAAAACTCTTTTGAATAACAGAAAAATAGTATTGCGTAATTATTGAAAATAGTGAAGCAATTAAAAATAAAATAATTAAAAACAAATAAAAATCAATTTTATTAAAATTTATTTTTTGCATAAAAAATTTATTATATTTTACTGATATATATTTTCAACATATTTTCTATTTTATATTCTTATATTCTATTTTATCGTTTCTTCATTTTATATTTTTTCAATTGATTATCTTATGTTATTTTAAAATATTTACTTTTTTTTTATTAGATATATTTTACCAAAAATTTATAACAAAAAATTTAAAATTAAAAACAATTTTATTTTTATTAATAGATTTAATTTAACCAAATAATTAAAAAGTTTTAATGAATAAAAAAGGCTTTTTTAATAATATTATTTATATTGAATCTATTGATTCTACTAACTCTGAATTACTTGAAAAAGAATATCCTGATAGAACTGTTCTATATACATTTAATCAGACAGCTGGAAGAGGTAGATTTGAAAGAAAATGGATAAATTTAAAAGATAAAGCTTTAGCTTTTTCAATTTTAATAAAAAATCTAAATAATTTTGAATTAAGTAAAACTTTTTATATAACATCAATACTTGCTATATCATGCATTGATACAATCAAAGATATTTTTAATAATAAGAAAAAATTAAATATATGGATAAAATGGCCAAATGATATTTATATTAACAATAAAAAGCTTGCTGGAATTTTAACAGAAACAAAAGTCATAAATGAAAATTCTTATAAAATTACGAGTGGTATAGGAATAAATATAAATTTAGATTCAAATGATATTAAACAAATAGAAGGTTCCCCTACTTCGCTTTTTATAGAAACTGGAATTTTAACTGAAATTCAGGGATTTACAATTAAACTTTTAGAAAAACTAAATAGTAATATTGCTATATTTTTAGAAAATGACAATAGTTTAAATTATAATCTAATAAAAGATAAATGGAAAGAATATAGTCAATTGATTGGAAAAAATATTATCTTCAAATTAAATGAAAATAATAAATTAATTGAGGCAAAAGTCATAGATATAGATGACATCGGTCATATCGTATTAAAAATTAAAAACAATAAATTAATTTTTTCTGATTCAGATATTAAGATAATTTTTTAGTAAACTTTTTTTATGTTAAATTTTTACATTAAATATTATTTGTTAATTTTAAAAAACTTTACATCTTCAATTGTTATCAGAACTTCTTTTAAAATTGGTTCAATTGTATTTAAGAAATTATCTAGT from Spirochaetota bacterium harbors:
- a CDS encoding CPBP family intramembrane metalloprotease, whose amino-acid sequence is MNNIRINNFSKISYLMIISPFIIILSGFLTAKFAGIILKEWAWIPLTLVLWGLMGFFIFFGLKKKNLKIQSYLFFEKINIYKILSLIAGFIPFALFLMNINLIKNNKNLIIFWLLFSIINPFFEEFYFRGVLLIYTENWKAFLSVLYSTFLFAVNHPISWGVNSIANRHPVTFISTFIMGLVWAINFKKCKDLLFPIIGHFLVDLFNLSVFIFLNIYVPMK
- a CDS encoding M48 family metallopeptidase translates to MIKIKKILSKRKTICLQINSDLEILLKVPYNISEKECNNFIEKNREWIYKKLEVLKEKKKKWKKIDFKEGEKIPYLGNFYVFKFISDSKKSIYLNKELLTIYINSKLYPKIKYYFIKFSKMKLKEIVENYVLEYSKKFSVKFNSIKITSSKTRWGSCTSNGNLNFSFRLIFVPDFVIRYIVVHELVHLKIKNHKRKFWDEVGKLFPQYKDSKKWLKENSFIIEII
- a CDS encoding Pr6Pr family membrane protein, whose translation is MQKINFNKIDFYLFLIILFLIASLFSIITQYYFSVIQKSFILKKESFIFSNIKFFFYFTIQTNILIIFVYLRSLYEIIKTKKGESYSKCYHRKNFSFYSTAVCVYIIIVAFVYNIFLRKLWNTFGLQRIVDNFLHIINPIFYIFYWVFFIEKNKYLIIIKYYIFIIKIILKWLNYPLLYLFIILISGYFLKSFPYPFLNFYKIGILKVLLNIFYLFLFFIFLSILIIFISSFLQKIYIKFNTIKKDINKISNENK
- a CDS encoding biotin--[acetyl-CoA-carboxylase] ligase; this encodes MNKKGFFNNIIYIESIDSTNSELLEKEYPDRTVLYTFNQTAGRGRFERKWINLKDKALAFSILIKNLNNFELSKTFYITSILAISCIDTIKDIFNNKKKLNIWIKWPNDIYINNKKLAGILTETKVINENSYKITSGIGININLDSNDIKQIEGSPTSLFIETGILTEIQGFTIKLLEKLNSNIAIFLENDNSLNYNLIKDKWKEYSQLIGKNIIFKLNENNKLIEAKVIDIDDIGHIVLKIKNNKLIFSDSDIKIIF